In one Phycisphaeraceae bacterium genomic region, the following are encoded:
- a CDS encoding cobalamin-dependent protein (Presence of a B(12) (cobalamin)-binding domain implies dependence on cobalamin itself, in one of its several forms, or in some unusual lineages, dependence on a cobalamin-like analog.) — protein sequence MLQTAPVMPPVTGQRALDLSPTGPRHPLGSEARVLLCSVFGPYAQDDDYGSRSINPMELYHNQVTRVQGPFSLRMFHRSWGLMLIQANISAPCTLLDFAPREQFIEEIKRNRYDVIGIGAIIPNVGKVKEMCRLIREIQPDAQIVVGGHVANLPKLHARIDADHIVRGEGVSWFRRYLGEDDEQPLKHPRIISGLGARSMGIALGEKPGDTAATLIPSVGCPVGCNFCATSAMFGGKGKFLNFFETGDELYQVMVDLERDMKVRSFFVMDENFLLHRKRALRLLELMEANGKAWSLYVFSSANVLRSYSMEQLISLGISWVWMGLEGEDSQYAKLSGADTMTLVRELQDNGVRVLGSSIVGMENHTPDNIDDAIAYAVKHDTEFHQFMLYTPIPGTPLFAEHKANGSLTDPECNDVADTHGQLRFNFRHPGIPAGMETEFLIRAFTRDFEVNGPSVARVARTTLRGWKRHRNHPNPRVRDRFRWEGRELATSYAGVLWAARQWFAGNAALKARLGAVLNDLYRETGIKARIIAPLAGRFILHKLRQEERRLKEGWTYEPPTFRETNDSAAVTAGRPVVTVGRWCAPAASR from the coding sequence ATGTTGCAGACAGCACCGGTTATGCCGCCCGTTACGGGCCAACGGGCACTTGATCTTTCGCCGACAGGGCCGCGTCATCCTCTGGGCAGTGAAGCGCGTGTGCTGCTTTGCAGCGTGTTCGGGCCTTACGCGCAGGATGATGACTACGGCAGTCGCTCCATCAATCCGATGGAGCTGTATCACAATCAGGTCACGCGGGTTCAGGGGCCTTTCTCCCTGCGGATGTTTCACCGCTCGTGGGGCCTGATGCTGATTCAAGCCAACATTTCCGCACCCTGCACGCTGCTGGATTTTGCGCCTCGTGAGCAGTTCATCGAGGAGATTAAGCGCAACCGCTATGACGTGATCGGCATCGGGGCCATCATTCCCAATGTCGGCAAGGTGAAGGAAATGTGCCGCCTCATCCGCGAGATTCAGCCCGACGCGCAGATCGTCGTCGGCGGTCACGTCGCCAATCTTCCCAAACTGCACGCCCGGATCGACGCGGACCATATCGTCCGCGGCGAGGGTGTCAGTTGGTTTCGACGCTACCTGGGCGAGGATGACGAGCAGCCGCTGAAGCATCCTCGCATCATTTCCGGCCTGGGCGCACGCAGCATGGGAATCGCCCTGGGTGAAAAACCCGGAGACACCGCGGCCACCCTCATCCCCTCCGTCGGCTGCCCCGTCGGTTGCAACTTCTGCGCGACCTCGGCGATGTTCGGCGGCAAAGGAAAGTTCCTCAACTTCTTCGAGACCGGTGATGAGCTTTATCAGGTCATGGTCGATCTTGAACGCGACATGAAAGTCCGCTCCTTTTTCGTGATGGATGAAAACTTTCTCCTTCATCGCAAACGCGCGCTACGCCTGCTCGAATTGATGGAAGCCAATGGCAAAGCCTGGTCGCTCTACGTCTTCAGCTCCGCCAACGTCCTGCGCTCCTACTCCATGGAGCAACTCATCAGCCTGGGAATTTCCTGGGTCTGGATGGGCCTCGAAGGGGAGGACTCCCAGTACGCCAAGCTCAGCGGCGCTGACACCATGACGCTGGTACGCGAACTACAGGACAACGGCGTCCGCGTGCTCGGCTCAAGCATCGTCGGTATGGAAAACCACACCCCCGACAATATCGACGATGCGATCGCATACGCAGTCAAGCACGACACCGAGTTTCATCAGTTCATGCTTTACACGCCGATTCCGGGCACGCCGCTTTTTGCGGAACACAAAGCCAACGGTTCGCTGACCGATCCGGAATGCAATGACGTTGCTGACACACACGGCCAGTTGCGCTTTAATTTCCGACACCCCGGCATTCCCGCGGGGATGGAGACGGAATTTCTCATCCGCGCATTCACCCGCGACTTTGAAGTCAATGGTCCAAGCGTTGCCCGCGTTGCGAGGACGACCCTGCGGGGATGGAAACGCCATCGAAACCACCCGAACCCCCGCGTTCGTGATCGGTTCCGCTGGGAAGGCAGGGAGCTGGCGACGTCTTATGCGGGCGTGCTCTGGGCAGCCAGGCAGTGGTTTGCCGGCAATGCAGCTCTGAAAGCGCGACTCGGTGCGGTGCTGAACGACTTGTATCGAGAGACCGGAATCAAGGCACGAATCATCGCACCATTGGCCGGCCGGTTTATCCTCCATAAACTTCGTCAGGAAGAACGCCGTCTCAAAGAGGGCTGGACCTATGAGCCGCCGACGTTCCGGGAAACCAACGACTCCGCGGCAGTCACAGCCGGCCGCCCCGTGGTCACTGTGGGTCGCTGGTGTGCGCCGGCTGCTTCGCGATAA
- the ric gene encoding iron-sulfur cluster repair di-iron protein — MTTIDSQTMVGALVAERPSRSRVFESLGIDYCCGGKKSLADACRAKGLDPASVIALLAAVEPAPADKTGTDWATAGLAQLCDHIEQTHHAYLKRELPRMGAIVRKVAAVHGEHHFELREINKLFMGLSAEMMQHMMKEEHILFPMIRRLETAKTRPSFHCGSVGNPIRVMEHEHDSADNATVRIRQLTGDYAMPPDGCESYRAMLDGLAHMETDLHQHIHKENNILFPRAITLEARLGS; from the coding sequence ATGACAACCATTGACAGCCAAACGATGGTCGGCGCACTGGTGGCTGAGCGGCCGAGCCGTTCGCGGGTGTTTGAGAGCTTAGGTATTGACTATTGCTGTGGCGGGAAAAAATCGCTTGCCGATGCCTGCCGCGCCAAAGGGCTTGATCCGGCATCGGTCATCGCGTTGCTTGCCGCAGTCGAGCCTGCCCCCGCTGACAAAACCGGGACAGACTGGGCGACCGCCGGCCTAGCGCAGCTTTGTGACCACATTGAGCAGACTCATCACGCCTATCTGAAGCGCGAGTTGCCCCGCATGGGAGCGATCGTGCGCAAGGTGGCGGCTGTCCACGGCGAGCATCACTTCGAGCTGCGGGAAATCAACAAGCTGTTCATGGGTCTCTCTGCGGAGATGATGCAACACATGATGAAGGAGGAACACATTCTCTTTCCCATGATCCGCCGACTCGAAACCGCCAAAACCCGGCCCAGCTTTCACTGCGGCAGCGTCGGCAACCCGATCCGGGTCATGGAGCACGAGCACGACAGCGCGGACAACGCCACCGTGCGCATCCGGCAGTTAACCGGAGATTACGCCATGCCTCCCGACGGCTGCGAGTCCTATCGAGCCATGCTTGATGGCTTGGCGCACATGGAAACCGACCTGCATCAGCACATTCACAAGGAAAACAATATCTTATTCCCGCGTGCCATCACTCTCGAAGCGAGGCTTGGCTCGTAA
- a CDS encoding c-type cytochrome yields MKHLNRFTVPVSVRNQALSPWLGVLTAAAVAVSASCDSAGPGQSGSTAGTPTATPSASVVPAAPPTTQAAAADARTIFAANCASCHGTEGKGDGPAAYLVYPKPRNFTTGSFRFKSTPTDQPPTADDLRRIIKGGIQRTAMPSFAGTLTDEQIDMVGQYVVSLGPKHEGSDPLTPLKVPDAPTLDQSLAQQGKLIYQSIGCAVCHGETGKGDGPSSNTLADTDGYPLPAADFTMGVYKSGSTPGDLYRAVYLGVPGTPMPAFGESFKSLPKIEGVNPQTDATWALVAFLKSLETPREETGVSPGAVITATAASDAEMLKNPLHAGWEKVKPVAATLQPLWQRRSFARSIEVRAVQVGDQIAFRLDWPDTTVDTVAGVNSFADAGALMFSLSDGIPPLTMGAGFRAGDVEALVNIWQWKASRQLNADESRLHDTVKADVHPPADMYMFKKGDPVKGPITEHDKTYITAWGAGNPNADPALQLRPVIESNAAGFGSLTQQPVGEQNVEGAAKWRDGRWCVLMSRTLKPANKTDVNFVRSTRVPVAFAVWDGHSGDRNGTKLISGWYWLEIKP; encoded by the coding sequence ATGAAACACCTCAACCGATTCACCGTCCCTGTGTCCGTTCGCAACCAAGCCCTCTCCCCGTGGCTGGGAGTGCTCACCGCCGCCGCCGTCGCCGTTTCGGCTTCGTGTGATTCGGCGGGGCCTGGGCAGAGCGGCTCAACAGCCGGTACACCGACAGCAACCCCTTCCGCTTCCGTGGTCCCGGCGGCACCTCCCACGACGCAGGCTGCCGCCGCGGACGCACGGACGATTTTCGCCGCCAACTGCGCGAGTTGTCACGGCACCGAAGGCAAGGGTGACGGGCCTGCTGCCTACCTCGTTTACCCCAAGCCGCGAAACTTCACGACTGGCTCTTTCCGGTTCAAGTCCACTCCCACTGACCAGCCCCCCACCGCTGACGATCTGCGACGGATCATCAAGGGCGGTATCCAGCGGACCGCCATGCCGTCCTTCGCCGGCACTCTCACGGATGAACAGATCGACATGGTCGGCCAGTACGTCGTCTCGCTGGGCCCCAAGCACGAGGGTTCCGATCCTCTCACACCATTGAAAGTTCCCGACGCTCCCACGCTGGATCAATCCCTGGCTCAACAGGGCAAGCTGATTTATCAGAGCATCGGTTGCGCGGTCTGCCACGGCGAGACGGGCAAGGGTGACGGCCCATCGTCGAACACGCTGGCTGACACCGACGGCTATCCGCTGCCGGCGGCTGACTTCACAATGGGTGTGTACAAGAGCGGCTCGACGCCGGGCGATCTCTACCGGGCGGTATATCTGGGTGTACCAGGCACACCGATGCCCGCGTTCGGAGAAAGCTTCAAGTCCCTGCCGAAGATCGAAGGAGTCAACCCGCAGACCGATGCGACGTGGGCACTGGTGGCGTTTCTCAAGAGTCTGGAAACCCCGCGTGAAGAAACCGGTGTCTCTCCCGGCGCGGTCATCACCGCAACGGCTGCTTCCGATGCGGAAATGCTGAAAAACCCACTGCATGCCGGATGGGAAAAGGTCAAGCCTGTTGCAGCCACTCTTCAGCCGCTGTGGCAGCGGCGCTCGTTCGCTCGCTCCATCGAGGTGCGGGCGGTGCAGGTGGGCGATCAGATCGCGTTTCGTCTGGATTGGCCGGACACCACCGTGGATACGGTGGCGGGCGTGAACAGCTTCGCCGATGCCGGGGCATTGATGTTCAGCCTCAGCGACGGCATTCCGCCGCTGACGATGGGTGCGGGCTTCCGTGCGGGTGATGTCGAAGCTCTGGTGAACATCTGGCAGTGGAAGGCGAGCCGTCAGCTCAACGCTGACGAGTCGCGCCTGCACGATACGGTGAAGGCCGATGTGCATCCGCCTGCTGACATGTACATGTTCAAGAAAGGTGACCCTGTAAAGGGTCCGATCACTGAACACGACAAGACCTACATCACCGCATGGGGCGCAGGCAATCCGAATGCCGACCCGGCTCTGCAACTGCGGCCGGTGATCGAGTCCAACGCTGCGGGCTTCGGTTCGTTGACGCAGCAGCCCGTGGGTGAGCAGAACGTCGAAGGCGCAGCGAAGTGGCGTGACGGCCGCTGGTGCGTCCTGATGTCGCGGACGCTCAAGCCCGCCAACAAGACCGACGTGAATTTTGTGCGATCCACACGTGTTCCGGTCGCCTTTGCGGTCTGGGATGGTCACTCCGGTGACCGTAACGGGACCAAACTTATTTCAGGGTGGTACTGGCTGGAAATCAAGCCGTAA
- a CDS encoding hemerythrin domain-containing protein produces MPISLNGPHQSGFDQPMALLSDCHRRIERFLGILQRVCRESHGGPLDASHREALEVALRYFSTAAPRHTADEESSLFPRMRSLRDDRVAAMLAEMARLEADHAMAVRLHDEVDELGRRWLADGTISAAQTARLEELLESLVTIYERHIAYEDRVVFPTASEVLSPSDIAAVGREMAQRRGLDPGQKPVGLNLPKNTLDPLASKPSQSKP; encoded by the coding sequence TTGCCAATCAGTCTCAACGGCCCGCATCAGAGTGGATTCGATCAGCCAATGGCTCTGCTGAGCGATTGTCACCGGCGGATCGAGCGATTTTTGGGCATTCTCCAGCGTGTCTGCCGTGAATCACATGGCGGGCCGCTCGACGCTTCCCATCGCGAGGCCCTTGAGGTGGCGTTGCGCTATTTTTCGACTGCTGCGCCGCGTCACACCGCCGATGAGGAGTCGTCCCTTTTTCCACGGATGAGGTCCCTGCGTGACGACCGGGTCGCTGCCATGCTCGCCGAGATGGCCAGGCTCGAAGCGGATCACGCGATGGCGGTTCGTCTGCATGATGAAGTGGACGAGCTTGGCCGGCGGTGGCTGGCGGATGGAACCATCTCAGCCGCACAGACAGCGCGGCTGGAGGAATTGCTCGAATCACTGGTGACGATTTACGAGCGTCATATCGCCTACGAAGACCGCGTGGTCTTTCCCACCGCTTCGGAAGTGCTGTCCCCGTCGGACATCGCTGCGGTGGGTCGGGAAATGGCGCAGCGTCGCGGACTCGATCCCGGTCAAAAGCCCGTTGGATTGAATCTTCCCAAAAACACACTGGACCCACTGGCATCCAAACCTTCCCAGTCAAAACCGTGA
- the pdxH gene encoding pyridoxamine 5'-phosphate oxidase encodes MILAHLRRAYTLALGDLRERDFDSDPISQFEKWFTQAIKAKVLEPNAMTLSTIKADGSPASRVVLLKAVEPRGFVFYTNRQSAKGCEMAANPKVALTFLWLELARQIRIEGTVEQTTQQESEEYFHSRPRDSQLGAWASHQSEVLESHEVLKKQFREVEKKYGQSGVVPLPPFWGGYRVLPHLIEFWQGRPSRLHDRLRYRLESDRTWRLERLSP; translated from the coding sequence ATGATTCTGGCTCACCTACGTCGCGCTTACACTCTCGCGCTGGGAGACCTGCGCGAGCGTGATTTTGATTCCGACCCGATCTCGCAATTCGAGAAGTGGTTCACACAGGCGATCAAGGCCAAGGTTCTCGAACCCAACGCGATGACTTTATCGACGATCAAGGCGGATGGTTCGCCGGCTTCTCGTGTGGTGCTGCTCAAGGCGGTGGAGCCGCGCGGGTTTGTTTTCTACACCAATCGCCAGAGTGCCAAGGGATGCGAAATGGCCGCCAATCCAAAGGTGGCGTTGACTTTTCTCTGGCTGGAGCTGGCCCGGCAGATACGCATCGAAGGCACGGTGGAGCAGACCACACAGCAGGAGTCGGAGGAATACTTCCACTCGCGACCGCGCGACAGTCAGCTCGGTGCGTGGGCGTCACATCAAAGTGAAGTGCTCGAGTCGCATGAAGTTCTCAAGAAACAGTTTCGAGAAGTGGAAAAGAAGTACGGGCAATCGGGTGTCGTCCCGCTGCCGCCGTTCTGGGGCGGCTACCGCGTGTTGCCGCATTTGATCGAGTTCTGGCAGGGTCGTCCGAGTCGTCTGCACGATCGGCTGCGCTATCGCCTGGAGTCCGATCGTACCTGGCGACTCGAACGTCTCTCGCCTTGA
- a CDS encoding Rrf2 family transcriptional regulator, translated as MICLSRNPDHPLTSQRLAAAAAVSPTYLKKVLHQLGRARLVQGRRGAGGGFVLGVPAHKLTVQAVVHAVDNGHVRAQRPPRQSGCVHAAGTCHRPIAELFARIQNLLAETTIADLTPPGPVPLQPAQIGTVIRGGCAVDR; from the coding sequence TTGATTTGCCTCTCACGGAATCCCGATCATCCGTTGACATCACAACGGTTGGCGGCGGCGGCGGCGGTGTCGCCGACTTATCTCAAAAAAGTTCTGCACCAACTCGGTCGAGCGCGACTCGTTCAAGGACGACGCGGAGCCGGCGGCGGTTTTGTGCTCGGCGTTCCCGCCCACAAATTAACGGTCCAGGCTGTCGTTCACGCAGTGGACAACGGCCACGTGCGCGCTCAGCGGCCGCCGAGACAGTCCGGCTGTGTTCACGCAGCGGGTACCTGTCATCGCCCTATTGCGGAGCTTTTTGCGCGAATTCAAAACCTGCTCGCGGAAACGACGATCGCGGATTTGACGCCGCCGGGTCCGGTCCCCTTGCAGCCCGCACAGATCGGGACTGTGATCAGAGGAGGATGTGCAGTTGACCGTTAG